The following proteins are encoded in a genomic region of Gimesia algae:
- a CDS encoding IS4 family transposase, with the protein MPFISSSRVNAASFSLFKRSMMQESSLPLADVLDDQRWQQVFDEHEIDFGNDPDVIYTPAITLWALISQVFFSGEQRSCKAAVIRVASLWAALGRRVCSTNTGAYCRARLKLSFTVIRDLVQQLAADAEAACDQNCVQSREQSTARLSPSSVADVKSRSTGGRILLVDGFTITAADTPENQRAYPQNPAQKPGLGFPVLRCVSLISMTTGLLVDLVSGPYSGKGSGETALLWQMLDALRPGDILVADSYYCTYWLVSACHARGVQILMKNHHLRDNHPQTARRLNKRERLVTWLRPPVRPAWMTRQEFWRQPLTLTLRLVDVQISQPGYRAKTFTIATTITDRKACPARWIAAVYQSRWLIELDIRSIKCSLGMDILRAKSPAMVLTELWSCLLAYNLIRLKMLQSSLATGRDPRSLSFTTTQQMLAANWLLGAVTKTTEELATLGQQVPCSERVGHRIGRTEPRANKRRTKVLALLKQPRYHYHQQRKATV; encoded by the coding sequence ATGCCATTTATATCATCTTCCCGAGTGAATGCAGCATCATTTTCTCTTTTCAAACGTTCGATGATGCAGGAGAGCAGCCTGCCGCTAGCCGACGTCCTTGACGATCAACGCTGGCAGCAGGTGTTTGACGAACACGAAATCGACTTTGGCAATGACCCCGATGTCATTTACACACCGGCAATCACTCTCTGGGCGTTAATCTCTCAGGTGTTCTTTTCCGGCGAGCAACGCAGCTGTAAGGCAGCCGTCATTCGTGTTGCCAGCTTATGGGCGGCACTGGGGCGACGGGTCTGCAGTACGAATACCGGTGCTTACTGTCGCGCGCGACTCAAACTATCCTTTACCGTCATCCGCGATCTCGTCCAGCAACTTGCCGCGGATGCCGAAGCGGCCTGTGACCAGAACTGTGTCCAGTCTCGAGAGCAGTCAACGGCGCGCCTCAGTCCTTCCAGCGTCGCCGATGTGAAATCACGGAGTACCGGCGGTCGCATTCTGCTCGTTGACGGCTTCACCATCACGGCCGCCGATACCCCTGAGAATCAGCGGGCCTATCCGCAGAACCCGGCTCAGAAACCGGGGCTCGGGTTCCCCGTTCTCCGCTGCGTTTCTCTGATCTCGATGACCACCGGACTGCTGGTCGATCTGGTGAGCGGGCCTTACAGCGGTAAAGGGAGTGGCGAAACGGCCCTGCTTTGGCAAATGCTCGATGCACTCCGGCCGGGTGATATTCTGGTGGCTGACTCGTATTACTGCACGTACTGGCTGGTGAGTGCGTGCCATGCGCGGGGCGTTCAGATCCTGATGAAGAACCATCACCTGCGTGACAATCATCCACAAACCGCACGTCGACTGAACAAGCGAGAGCGCCTGGTGACATGGTTACGTCCCCCCGTCCGTCCTGCCTGGATGACCCGTCAGGAATTCTGGCGACAACCGCTGACACTCACTCTGCGGCTGGTCGATGTGCAGATCAGTCAGCCGGGGTATCGCGCCAAAACATTTACGATTGCCACCACCATCACAGATCGGAAAGCATGCCCGGCGCGCTGGATCGCCGCCGTGTATCAGAGCCGCTGGCTGATCGAACTGGACATTCGCAGTATCAAGTGCTCGCTGGGGATGGATATCCTGCGGGCGAAGTCTCCGGCCATGGTGCTCACCGAACTCTGGTCATGTCTGCTGGCGTACAATCTGATTCGATTGAAGATGCTGCAGAGTAGCCTGGCGACAGGCCGTGATCCCCGTTCACTCTCGTTTACTACCACGCAACAGATGCTGGCTGCGAATTGGTTGCTGGGCGCGGTTACAAAAACGACTGAGGAATTAGCCACACTCGGACAGCAGGTCCCCTGCAGCGAACGTGTAGGGCATCGCATCGGCCGAACAGAACCCAGAGCCAATAAACGCCGAACCAAAGTGCTGGCTTTGCTGAAGCAACCAAGATACCATTACCATCAACAAAGAAAAGCAACTGTATGA
- a CDS encoding leucine-rich repeat domain-containing protein, with protein MNAGVNTALKIARDFEHVNELILYQSAVTDDDLAILKTGFPKLERIKLNETAITDAGIVHLRDLPELRLINAQRTAITNAAVPDLAAISKLKELNIAETQITSVNLIRNTHPRCYINGQLVTRSQSSDAHRASGQRSPLTNR; from the coding sequence GTGAATGCTGGCGTTAATACGGCGCTGAAGATTGCGAGAGATTTTGAACACGTCAATGAATTGATACTCTATCAATCCGCCGTTACCGACGATGACCTCGCAATACTCAAGACAGGATTTCCCAAACTTGAGCGCATCAAACTCAATGAGACGGCGATTACGGACGCTGGTATAGTTCACTTACGCGATCTTCCCGAACTACGATTGATCAATGCTCAACGTACAGCTATCACAAATGCTGCCGTACCGGACCTTGCGGCAATATCGAAGCTTAAAGAACTGAACATTGCAGAAACGCAAATTACATCAGTCAATTTAATTCGCAACACCCACCCAAGGTGTTACATCAACGGCCAATTAGTCACACGATCGCAGTCCAGCGATGCTCATCGTGCGTCCGGTCAACGAAGCCCACTAACAAATCGCTAA
- a CDS encoding class I SAM-dependent methyltransferase: MRIASKKFVSENCFIGILSCLLLVLLQTSSLRADEPAKAKSKPEGKKERYTYNLRDHDRNGIGKFYQGREIARVMGYQGAPWLERRTREQEERLSLLPKALKLKPGMAIADIGAGSGVISVILAEHVSPDGKVYAVDVQQEMLDLLDKKMKKQGVENIHPVLGTQKSPGLKPESIDLAIMVDVYHEFEFPYEMMQEISKALKPRGRVVLVEYRKEDPAVPIKLVHKMSEAQAKKEVARPELNLKWKETIGILPRQHILVFEKTEEK; the protein is encoded by the coding sequence ATGAGAATCGCGTCGAAGAAATTCGTATCTGAAAACTGTTTCATCGGGATTCTCAGTTGCCTGCTGTTGGTGTTGTTGCAGACATCCTCGCTGCGGGCTGACGAACCGGCAAAAGCGAAGTCAAAACCAGAAGGCAAGAAAGAACGGTATACTTATAACCTGCGTGATCACGATCGGAACGGGATCGGCAAGTTTTATCAGGGGCGCGAAATTGCCCGCGTGATGGGCTATCAGGGTGCGCCCTGGCTGGAACGCAGAACCCGCGAACAGGAAGAACGGCTCTCACTGCTTCCCAAAGCGCTCAAGCTGAAGCCTGGAATGGCGATTGCCGACATCGGTGCAGGCAGCGGGGTGATTTCCGTCATCCTCGCCGAGCATGTCAGTCCCGATGGCAAAGTCTATGCAGTCGACGTGCAGCAGGAGATGCTGGATCTGCTGGATAAAAAGATGAAAAAGCAGGGGGTCGAGAATATTCATCCCGTATTGGGAACACAGAAGTCGCCGGGCCTCAAACCTGAGTCGATCGACCTGGCGATCATGGTCGACGTCTACCACGAGTTCGAATTTCCTTATGAAATGATGCAGGAAATTTCCAAAGCCCTCAAACCCAGGGGGCGGGTGGTGCTCGTCGAATACCGCAAAGAAGATCCGGCCGTCCCCATCAAACTCGTCCACAAGATGTCAGAAGCCCAGGCCAAAAAAGAGGTCGCCCGACCCGAACTGAATCTCAAGTGGAAAGAAACCATCGGCATTCTCCCCCGCCAGCATATTCTGGTGTTTGAAAAAACCGAAGAGAAGTAA
- a CDS encoding Trm112 family protein gives MLFDPQHLQDIIACPKTKAKLICEGEFLISVDPETRLKYPIKDGIPVMLVDEAVEVPQSEWAEIMQRHQRNPESGELVS, from the coding sequence ATGTTATTTGATCCGCAGCATCTGCAGGATATTATTGCCTGCCCGAAAACCAAAGCGAAACTCATCTGCGAAGGTGAGTTTCTGATTTCTGTCGATCCTGAAACACGACTCAAGTACCCGATAAAAGACGGGATTCCTGTCATGCTGGTTGACGAAGCGGTTGAAGTCCCTCAGTCTGAGTGGGCCGAGATCATGCAGCGTCACCAGCGGAATCCTGAATCAGGAGAACTCGTCTCCTGA
- a CDS encoding sugar phosphate isomerase/epimerase family protein has protein sequence MSDNPRVILSAFADEAANHKTAVEQMVALSALGLRYYSPRFIDVNGDGNIKHVVDLNKSEYKSLLKMHDEYGINVTSIGARVGKIKLVDKDDGSHNVFVPFKEYLKKEVTNTINAATTLGTKLIRGFSFYPPKGEDAKPYMSQAVDQIGQIVDLCAKEGLVYGLEIEPNLIGETGPLLAELARKVNRPNMVTIYDGGNIAAQNKDAMQCLSEFNDMKKSMGWLHIKDYAVDKDLEWTGVVDEERLKNFVPANVGDAGHEVVLRELREMLPKMEKKMKKLGVPGVFLEVEPHLKGGGQFGGFSGPDGIGVAVRALCSVLDYVGIDYDLRTFKDIQELRGF, from the coding sequence ATGTCAGATAACCCACGTGTAATTTTAAGTGCTTTTGCAGATGAAGCAGCAAACCATAAAACAGCCGTTGAGCAGATGGTGGCACTTTCGGCATTGGGACTGAGATATTACAGCCCCCGGTTTATTGATGTGAACGGCGATGGCAACATCAAGCATGTCGTCGATCTGAATAAATCAGAATACAAGTCGCTGCTCAAAATGCACGATGAATACGGCATCAACGTGACCAGCATCGGAGCCCGCGTGGGGAAGATCAAACTCGTGGATAAAGACGATGGTTCACACAATGTATTCGTTCCGTTTAAAGAGTACCTGAAAAAAGAGGTCACCAATACGATCAACGCGGCGACGACTCTGGGCACCAAACTGATTCGCGGTTTCTCGTTCTATCCTCCCAAAGGTGAAGACGCCAAGCCTTACATGAGTCAGGCCGTCGATCAGATTGGCCAGATCGTCGATCTTTGTGCCAAAGAGGGCCTCGTTTACGGTCTCGAAATTGAACCCAATCTGATTGGGGAAACCGGACCGCTACTGGCGGAACTGGCACGCAAAGTCAATCGGCCGAACATGGTCACCATTTATGATGGCGGTAATATCGCTGCTCAGAATAAAGACGCCATGCAGTGCCTGAGCGAATTCAATGACATGAAGAAATCCATGGGCTGGTTGCATATCAAGGATTACGCCGTCGATAAAGATCTGGAATGGACAGGAGTCGTTGATGAAGAACGCCTCAAGAATTTCGTACCCGCCAACGTGGGTGACGCCGGTCATGAAGTCGTCCTGCGTGAACTGCGCGAGATGCTGCCCAAAATGGAAAAGAAAATGAAGAAGCTCGGCGTGCCCGGCGTCTTCCTGGAAGTCGAGCCTCATCTGAAGGGGGGCGGACAGTTCGGTGGTTTCAGCGGTCCCGATGGAATCGGCGTGGCTGTGCGGGCGTTATGCTCTGTGCTGGATTATGTCGGCATCGACTATGATCTGCGGACCTTCAAAGATATCCAGGAACTGCGTGGTTTCTAG
- a CDS encoding GntR family transcriptional regulator yields the protein MKKEISLLTEPEDQELQQEDESLSLVDEVYQKLLLRIIRCELPGGTELKSTRLAREIGVSRTPVVQALARLQADGIVIQQKNHRAVVREGAENWLVEIHELRLLLEPSAAGMAAQHISAEEIARLQGMAAEVKACQQQYEVGDQSAEHLQKWGTASRTFDYALHLTIADHCGNLPISEAIHKCWSYKRVSYSAAGETPEIMTRGLYDHLVLLDALKQHDAETAAAAMTMHLRNASRMRPDRLIV from the coding sequence GTGAAAAAAGAGATCTCTTTATTAACGGAACCTGAAGATCAGGAGCTGCAGCAGGAAGACGAGAGTCTTTCCCTGGTGGATGAGGTCTATCAGAAGCTGCTGCTGCGGATTATTCGCTGTGAACTGCCCGGCGGGACCGAGCTGAAGAGCACGCGACTCGCCCGGGAAATTGGCGTCAGTCGTACACCGGTCGTGCAGGCACTGGCCCGTCTGCAGGCCGATGGCATTGTGATTCAGCAGAAAAATCACCGTGCGGTCGTGCGGGAAGGTGCCGAAAACTGGCTGGTCGAAATCCACGAACTGCGCCTGCTGCTGGAACCGAGTGCCGCAGGCATGGCCGCACAGCACATCAGTGCGGAAGAAATCGCCCGTTTGCAGGGGATGGCGGCGGAAGTCAAAGCCTGTCAGCAGCAGTATGAGGTCGGCGATCAGTCAGCCGAACACCTGCAGAAATGGGGAACCGCTTCGCGTACCTTCGATTATGCGCTGCATCTCACGATCGCCGATCACTGTGGAAATCTTCCCATTTCAGAAGCGATTCACAAATGCTGGAGCTACAAGCGGGTTTCCTATTCGGCAGCTGGTGAAACACCGGAGATCATGACCCGGGGCCTGTATGATCATCTGGTCCTGCTGGATGCGCTGAAACAGCATGATGCCGAGACCGCTGCGGCCGCGATGACCATGCATCTCAGAAATGCGTCCCGCATGCGACCTGATCGTTTGATTGTGTAA
- a CDS encoding Gfo/Idh/MocA family protein: MSSAGNEKTLKAGLVGFGMIVDETYRPFFETVHETALYQRSTGPVEVSLDAVATRTGSRAEKYLAERGDKVGGFQSFAGENAIEEMTSTGLNFACVASPDDRHFDSCKKLLEAGTHLIVEKPSVLKLQELDELVALAEKNNVTAKVVYHKLFDPDHKKMRTLVYDNILKHVNSGYCSLLEPKAISGKQFAQWITGRNPGTYVAVHYIKLIDYTFGGKLKTVTATGQRGLVGDKDGPTWDSCQLRMIYEYESGREAAFDIHTSWVTPDNFPGYVEQEVSFRFDNGLWNGHSRKRGVECTVEEKTPFELKNSMNNHFNATFIEPWNERSQRGYGIEVIEQFAKEVAEIEFGGPESERQARLEKIRSLGYNDLSADRQTVATVQALEAILEHQAAGDPDCVVRVNDEKGGLVLYRPGSDEAEVLYDGTV; the protein is encoded by the coding sequence ATGAGTTCTGCGGGAAACGAAAAAACCCTGAAAGCCGGCCTGGTCGGATTCGGCATGATTGTCGACGAAACCTATCGCCCTTTCTTTGAAACGGTTCATGAAACAGCACTTTACCAGAGATCCACGGGCCCGGTTGAGGTTTCCCTGGACGCCGTCGCGACCCGTACTGGGTCACGGGCAGAGAAGTATCTGGCAGAACGTGGTGATAAAGTGGGTGGCTTCCAGAGCTTCGCCGGCGAAAACGCCATTGAAGAGATGACGTCGACCGGTTTGAACTTCGCCTGCGTCGCTTCTCCCGATGACCGTCACTTCGATTCCTGTAAAAAGCTGCTGGAAGCGGGCACCCACCTGATTGTCGAAAAACCGTCTGTTCTGAAACTGCAGGAGCTTGATGAACTGGTGGCGCTGGCTGAGAAAAACAATGTGACTGCCAAAGTGGTCTACCATAAGCTGTTCGACCCGGATCACAAGAAGATGCGGACCCTGGTGTATGACAATATCCTGAAGCACGTTAACAGCGGCTATTGTTCGCTGCTGGAACCCAAGGCGATTTCCGGCAAGCAGTTCGCGCAGTGGATTACCGGTCGTAACCCGGGAACTTACGTTGCCGTCCATTATATCAAGCTGATCGACTACACGTTCGGCGGAAAACTGAAGACGGTCACTGCTACCGGTCAACGTGGTCTGGTGGGTGACAAAGATGGCCCCACCTGGGACAGTTGCCAGTTGCGGATGATCTACGAATACGAGTCGGGCCGCGAAGCCGCCTTCGATATTCACACATCCTGGGTCACGCCGGACAACTTCCCTGGCTACGTCGAACAGGAAGTCTCTTTCCGCTTTGACAATGGGTTATGGAATGGCCATTCCCGCAAGCGTGGTGTGGAATGTACGGTTGAAGAAAAAACGCCGTTCGAACTCAAGAACTCCATGAACAACCACTTCAATGCGACCTTCATCGAACCCTGGAACGAACGTTCGCAACGTGGTTACGGGATTGAAGTCATTGAGCAGTTTGCCAAAGAAGTCGCGGAGATCGAATTTGGCGGCCCCGAATCGGAACGCCAGGCACGACTCGAGAAGATTCGCTCGCTGGGCTACAACGATTTATCCGCCGACCGCCAGACCGTCGCCACTGTCCAGGCTCTGGAAGCGATTCTGGAACACCAGGCCGCTGGCGACCCTGACTGTGTCGTGCGTGTAAACGATGAAAAAGGCGGACTTGTTCTGTATCGTCCCGGTTCGGATGAGGCAGAAGTCCTTTATGACGGAACTGTGTAA
- a CDS encoding aspartate aminotransferase family protein, whose translation MTTAIHFDNEKQSNAVRDDLFQTEPLALRTFTPSQAVLAKSAGCYHWTPEGRRLYDFTSGVLVANLGHNPRNWMKRFSEYMGWKPEHVTGEGEGEYFDALTLTAYNAVTPIETEASKRLIASIQSFKGGNRCDKVMWAASGSEAVQKALWACLHRDSERDIILATRYGFHGKKGLAGAVTGSETDADRDPRVKFISFPRTECDDISKAEDTLDVSVYQKELEDLWTEYGTRINCLITEPYLGGGGSYHPQVAYHKVLQDFCRAHDIMLILDEVQANFGRTGCMYAFEKYQIEPDFVVLGKGLGNGVPVAAAVGRNDVIASLKYGEASDTWSANPLSSAAVLATLDEFEGTDVMDNTQKLSQLYIDGLNELKETGIIAKVRGEGMVFGIECAELGGKTSQEVAIELVKTCYLGETDGDGIHLLGALAGNVLRISPPMTMTEAEAEASIALLNRMCVKLAEQLQGATASA comes from the coding sequence ATGACCACAGCCATTCATTTCGACAATGAAAAACAATCCAATGCCGTTCGCGACGATCTGTTCCAGACCGAACCGCTGGCACTGCGCACATTTACCCCCAGCCAGGCCGTACTGGCCAAATCCGCCGGCTGCTATCACTGGACTCCCGAAGGACGTCGTCTGTACGACTTTACATCGGGCGTCCTGGTGGCCAACCTGGGACACAATCCCCGTAACTGGATGAAACGCTTCAGCGAATACATGGGCTGGAAACCGGAACATGTGACTGGTGAAGGAGAAGGCGAGTACTTCGACGCTCTTACACTGACTGCCTATAACGCCGTCACACCGATTGAAACCGAAGCCAGCAAGCGACTGATTGCCAGCATTCAATCCTTCAAAGGTGGTAATCGCTGTGATAAAGTCATGTGGGCTGCCTCCGGTTCTGAAGCCGTCCAGAAAGCACTCTGGGCCTGTCTGCACCGTGATTCTGAGCGCGATATCATTCTGGCAACCCGCTATGGTTTCCACGGCAAAAAAGGTCTGGCCGGCGCTGTCACCGGTTCCGAAACCGACGCCGACCGTGATCCACGCGTCAAGTTTATCAGCTTTCCCCGCACGGAATGTGATGATATCAGCAAGGCTGAAGATACGCTTGACGTTTCTGTCTACCAGAAAGAACTGGAAGATCTGTGGACCGAATATGGGACACGAATCAACTGCCTGATTACCGAGCCTTACCTGGGTGGCGGGGGAAGTTATCATCCGCAGGTTGCGTATCATAAAGTGCTGCAGGATTTCTGCCGTGCCCATGATATCATGTTGATCCTGGATGAAGTGCAGGCCAACTTTGGTCGGACCGGCTGCATGTACGCTTTCGAAAAATATCAGATCGAACCAGATTTTGTCGTCCTGGGTAAAGGTCTGGGAAATGGTGTACCTGTCGCTGCTGCCGTTGGTCGTAACGACGTGATTGCCAGTCTGAAATACGGTGAAGCATCTGACACCTGGAGTGCCAACCCGCTCTCTTCTGCCGCCGTGCTGGCGACCCTGGATGAGTTCGAAGGGACGGATGTAATGGACAACACTCAGAAGCTGTCCCAACTGTATATCGATGGTCTCAATGAGTTAAAAGAAACCGGCATCATCGCCAAAGTGCGTGGTGAAGGCATGGTCTTCGGCATCGAGTGTGCCGAGCTGGGTGGCAAGACCAGCCAGGAAGTCGCCATTGAGCTGGTAAAGACCTGCTACCTGGGTGAAACAGACGGCGATGGCATTCACCTGCTGGGTGCATTGGCTGGAAACGTGTTACGCATCAGCCCGCCGATGACGATGACCGAAGCCGAAGCCGAAGCCTCGATCGCGCTGCTGAATCGCATGTGCGTCAAACTGGCCGAGCAGTTGCAGGGTGCGACAGCATCTGCCTGA
- a CDS encoding tetratricopeptide repeat protein translates to MSGLLTKQTWMAGITCALLLCNGCSSMRDKFVAKSDEAPTTLKDKISVAKNKLKDPDKFYVTHGQLQEKMGDLNSARSSYEVALGENPKSVDAVLGLARLDQVAGRKMEAEKGFQKALEMSPKDPQVRASIGQFYAAEKKWDQAVALLGEASKAAPADKNIRYQLGIAMASAGEYQAAMPHLIRAVGEAEAHYNIGYILRERGELQASESQFLQAVLLKPEFNEAQYWLDEIRREKENRLMLAGVSSDTNAGLNQGAKQASYSQAKPKKTAAVKTNHTAVAAGMRGAHVSPSGNTTNAAKPPPDMTPEQREQWRNQRQL, encoded by the coding sequence ATGTCCGGATTATTAACCAAACAGACATGGATGGCTGGCATCACCTGTGCTTTACTTTTATGTAATGGCTGCAGCTCGATGCGGGATAAATTTGTCGCGAAATCAGACGAAGCTCCCACGACATTGAAAGACAAGATCTCTGTCGCGAAAAATAAACTCAAAGATCCGGATAAGTTCTATGTGACTCACGGACAGCTTCAGGAGAAAATGGGAGATCTGAATTCGGCTCGCTCTTCTTATGAAGTCGCGCTGGGCGAGAACCCCAAATCGGTTGATGCCGTGCTGGGACTGGCCCGCCTGGATCAGGTTGCCGGTCGCAAAATGGAAGCCGAAAAAGGGTTCCAGAAAGCACTGGAGATGTCTCCCAAAGATCCCCAGGTGCGTGCCAGCATTGGTCAGTTCTATGCTGCTGAGAAAAAATGGGATCAGGCAGTCGCACTGCTGGGTGAAGCCAGCAAAGCGGCACCCGCTGACAAAAACATTCGTTATCAACTGGGAATCGCAATGGCGTCCGCCGGCGAATACCAGGCAGCCATGCCTCACCTGATTCGTGCGGTTGGTGAAGCGGAAGCACATTATAACATCGGCTACATCTTAAGAGAGCGTGGAGAACTGCAGGCCAGTGAGTCTCAGTTCCTGCAGGCCGTACTGCTCAAGCCGGAATTCAATGAAGCTCAGTACTGGCTCGATGAAATCCGCCGCGAAAAAGAAAACCGCCTGATGCTGGCGGGTGTCTCTTCAGATACCAATGCCGGTTTGAATCAGGGAGCAAAACAGGCCTCTTATTCTCAGGCTAAACCGAAAAAGACAGCGGCTGTCAAAACGAATCATACAGCAGTGGCAGCCGGTATGAGAGGCGCGCATGTCTCCCCCTCAGGCAATACCACAAACGCCGCGAAACCACCTCCTGATATGACCCCCGAACAACGGGAACAATGGCGCAACCAGCGACAGCTGTAA
- a CDS encoding ATPase: protein MIDRPGEDESQDASGQGFRENDKANDLTDLYSDLFPGTQQDGEWKRPEKKVPAPAAAAQQDHAIPAPNTLDQSGLTLNQLCNLVLKQLYLQGSALGIEISRSAHLPFTIIDTALVFLKDDKCIEVTSGNLIGRSSYRFNLTELGRIRAREAFEQCRYVGPAPVPLEAYVRQCALQTVVGIDCTPERLEAAFSDFIIREGLLDELGPAVCSGRSIFIYGPPGNGKTLIAKGLGRFLNRQGGEIYIPYALQMENSIITLFDPTIHQTTDDLELQDRAPTDLQKGSRIPEMKDWAKPETDLRWRRIRRPVVITGGELNLEMLDLRYNKVSNFYTAPLHIKANGGVFLIDDFGRQLVSPKDLLNRWIMPLEDRIDYLTLATGKKFAVPFEQLIVFSTNLDPKELVDEAFLRRIRHKIEITAPSQDVFTEIAKLCCRQREIAYDPVFVSYLYDTYYNQGKLPRSSDPRDLLEIIQSICRFKGQKPILSTQLISEAAQRFFCQL from the coding sequence ATGATTGATCGCCCTGGTGAAGATGAATCACAAGATGCCTCCGGGCAGGGATTCCGGGAAAATGATAAAGCAAATGATTTGACAGATCTGTATAGTGATCTGTTTCCCGGAACTCAGCAGGACGGGGAATGGAAGCGACCGGAAAAGAAAGTGCCTGCGCCAGCCGCTGCAGCACAACAGGATCATGCGATTCCCGCGCCAAACACGCTGGATCAATCGGGACTGACATTGAATCAGTTGTGCAACCTGGTGTTGAAACAGCTGTATCTTCAGGGAAGTGCGCTGGGTATTGAAATCTCGCGCAGTGCTCACCTGCCGTTCACCATCATTGATACCGCACTGGTGTTTCTGAAAGATGATAAATGCATCGAAGTCACGTCAGGTAATCTGATCGGTCGTTCTTCGTACCGCTTCAATCTGACCGAGCTGGGGCGGATTCGTGCACGGGAAGCATTCGAGCAATGCCGTTATGTCGGACCGGCACCAGTGCCTTTAGAAGCGTATGTCAGGCAGTGTGCGCTCCAGACCGTGGTTGGCATCGATTGTACTCCGGAGCGGCTCGAAGCTGCCTTTTCCGATTTTATCATTCGTGAAGGACTGCTCGACGAACTGGGACCAGCGGTCTGCAGTGGACGTTCCATCTTTATTTATGGACCTCCGGGTAACGGTAAAACCTTAATTGCCAAAGGGCTGGGGCGTTTTCTGAATCGGCAGGGGGGAGAAATTTATATTCCCTACGCGCTGCAGATGGAAAACAGCATCATCACGCTGTTTGATCCGACCATTCATCAGACCACTGACGATCTGGAATTGCAGGACCGGGCCCCCACCGATCTGCAGAAGGGGAGCCGGATTCCGGAAATGAAGGACTGGGCCAAACCCGAAACCGACTTGCGCTGGCGACGCATCAGACGCCCGGTTGTGATTACGGGGGGAGAACTGAATCTGGAAATGCTGGACCTGCGTTACAACAAAGTCAGCAACTTCTATACAGCGCCCCTGCATATCAAAGCCAACGGTGGTGTGTTCCTGATCGACGACTTTGGTAGACAACTCGTCAGTCCAAAAGACCTGCTGAACCGGTGGATTATGCCGCTCGAAGACCGGATCGACTATCTGACGCTGGCCACCGGTAAGAAATTTGCGGTTCCCTTCGAACAATTAATTGTCTTCTCAACCAACCTTGATCCGAAGGAACTGGTCGACGAAGCCTTCCTCAGACGTATCCGTCATAAGATCGAAATCACTGCGCCGTCTCAAGATGTGTTCACAGAGATTGCGAAGCTCTGTTGCCGCCAACGTGAAATTGCATATGACCCAGTCTTTGTAAGTTACCTGTATGACACTTACTACAATCAGGGAAAATTACCCAGGTCGAGTGACCCGCGAGATTTACTGGAGATTATTCAGTCAATTTGTCGATTTAAAGGACAGAAACCCATTCTATCCACTCAATTAATTTCAGAAGCAGCGCAACGTTTCTTCTGTCAACTATAA